In the Klebsiella aerogenes KCTC 2190 genome, one interval contains:
- the dppD gene encoding dipeptide ABC transporter ATP-binding protein, which translates to MALLNVDKLSVHFGDENAPFRAVDRISYSVKQGEVVGIVGESGSGKSVSSLAIMGLIDYPGRVMADKLEFNGRDLQRISEKERRQLVGAEVAMIFQDPMTSLNPCFTVGYQIMEAIKVHQGGNKQTRRQRAIDLLNLVGIPDPASRLDVYPHQLSGGMSQRVMIAMAIACRPKLLIADEPTTALDVTIQAQIIELLLELQQQENMALVLITHDLALVAEAAHKIIVMYAGQVVETGDAKDIFRAPRHPYTQALLRALPEFAQDKARLASLPGVVPGKYDRPNGCLLNPRCPYATDKCRSEEPALADLDGGRQSKCHYPLDDAGRPGL; encoded by the coding sequence ATGGCGTTATTAAATGTAGATAAGTTATCGGTGCATTTCGGCGATGAGAATGCGCCGTTCCGCGCCGTAGACCGCATCAGCTATAGCGTGAAGCAGGGCGAAGTGGTCGGCATCGTGGGGGAATCGGGTTCCGGTAAGTCGGTGAGCTCGCTGGCGATTATGGGGCTGATTGATTACCCCGGCCGGGTGATGGCGGACAAACTGGAATTTAACGGCCGCGATTTGCAGCGAATTTCGGAAAAAGAGCGGCGCCAGCTGGTGGGGGCGGAAGTGGCGATGATCTTCCAGGATCCGATGACCAGCCTCAACCCGTGCTTTACCGTCGGCTACCAGATTATGGAAGCGATTAAGGTCCATCAGGGCGGCAATAAGCAAACCCGCCGCCAGCGGGCGATCGACCTGCTGAACCTGGTGGGTATTCCTGACCCGGCCTCGCGGCTGGACGTTTATCCGCACCAGCTTTCCGGCGGGATGAGCCAGCGCGTGATGATCGCGATGGCTATCGCCTGCCGGCCAAAACTGCTGATTGCCGATGAACCGACTACCGCGCTGGATGTGACTATTCAGGCGCAGATTATCGAACTGCTGCTGGAGTTACAGCAGCAAGAGAATATGGCGCTGGTGCTGATTACTCACGATCTGGCGCTGGTGGCGGAAGCCGCGCATAAAATTATCGTCATGTACGCGGGTCAGGTGGTGGAGACCGGTGATGCGAAAGATATCTTCCGTGCGCCGCGTCATCCTTACACCCAGGCGTTGCTGCGGGCCCTGCCGGAGTTTGCCCAGGATAAGGCGCGTCTGGCCTCGCTCCCGGGTGTGGTGCCGGGGAAATACGATCGTCCTAACGGCTGCCTGCTGAACCCGCGCTGCCCCTACGCAACGGATAAATGCCGGAGCGAAGAGCCCGCGCTTGCGGATCTCGACGGCGGCCGTCAGTCTAAATGCCACTACCCACTCGATGATGCCGGGAGGCCTGGATTATGA
- the dppC gene encoding dipeptide ABC transporter permease DppC translates to MSQITENKVVAAPVPMTPLQEFWHYFKRNKGAVVGLVYVAVMIIIAVFANFLAPYNPADQFRDSLLAPPFWQDGGSLAHLLGTDDVGRDILSRLMYGARLSLLVGCLVVVLSLILGVVLGLIAGYFGGVVDSIIMRVVDIMLALPSLLLALVLVAIFGPSIVNASLALTFVALPHYVRLTRAAVLVEVHRDYVTASRVAGAGAMRQMFVNILPNCLAPLIVQASLGFSNAILDMAALGFLGMGAQPPTPEWGTMLSDVLQFAQSAWWVVTFPGVAILLTVLAFNLMGDGLRDALDPKLKQ, encoded by the coding sequence ATGTCACAAATTACAGAAAATAAAGTTGTCGCCGCACCGGTGCCAATGACCCCGCTGCAGGAGTTCTGGCACTATTTCAAACGCAATAAGGGTGCCGTCGTCGGGTTGGTGTATGTGGCGGTGATGATCATCATCGCGGTATTCGCCAACTTTCTCGCCCCTTATAACCCGGCGGATCAGTTCCGTGATTCGCTGCTGGCGCCGCCGTTCTGGCAGGATGGCGGCAGCCTGGCGCATCTGCTGGGCACCGATGACGTGGGTCGCGATATTCTCTCACGCCTGATGTACGGCGCGCGCCTGTCGCTGCTGGTGGGCTGTCTGGTGGTAGTACTGTCGCTGATCCTCGGCGTGGTGCTGGGGCTGATTGCTGGCTATTTCGGCGGGGTGGTGGACTCCATCATCATGCGCGTGGTCGATATCATGCTGGCGCTGCCTAGCCTGCTGCTGGCGTTGGTGCTGGTGGCAATCTTCGGGCCGTCAATCGTCAATGCTTCGCTGGCGCTCACCTTTGTTGCCCTACCGCACTATGTGCGTCTGACGCGCGCGGCGGTGCTGGTGGAAGTGCACCGCGATTACGTTACCGCTTCCCGCGTGGCGGGCGCCGGCGCGATGCGCCAGATGTTCGTTAATATTCTCCCTAACTGTCTTGCGCCGCTGATTGTTCAGGCGTCGCTGGGCTTCTCTAACGCCATTCTCGACATGGCAGCGCTGGGGTTCCTCGGTATGGGCGCGCAGCCGCCGACGCCTGAGTGGGGCACCATGCTTTCCGACGTATTGCAGTTCGCGCAAAGCGCCTGGTGGGTAGTGACCTTCCCGGGTGTGGCGATCCTGCTGACGGTGCTGGCATTTAACCTGATGGGTGACGGTCTGCGTGACGCGCTCGATCCCAAACTGAAGCAGTAA
- the dppB gene encoding dipeptide ABC transporter permease DppB → MLQFILRRLGLVIPTFIGITLLTFAFVHMIPGDPVMIMAGERGISPERHAQLLAEMGLDKPLWQQYAHYIWGVLHGDLGISLKSRIPVWQEFVPRFKATLELGVCAMIFAVAVGIPVGVLAAVKRGSIFDHTAVGLALTGYSMPIFWWGMMLIMLVSVQLNLTPVSGRISDTVFLDDTLPLTGFMLIDTAIWGEQGDFIDALMHMILPAIVLGTIPLAVIVRMTRSSMLEVLGEDYIRTARAKGLTRMRVIVIHALRNAMLPVVTVIGLQVGTLLAGAILTETIFSWPGLGRWLIDALQRRDYPVVQGGVLLVATMIILVNLLVDLLYGVVNPRIRHKK, encoded by the coding sequence ATGTTGCAGTTTATTCTCCGACGTTTGGGACTCGTCATCCCGACATTTATCGGTATTACCCTTCTCACCTTTGCTTTCGTTCATATGATCCCCGGCGATCCGGTGATGATTATGGCGGGCGAACGTGGTATTTCCCCTGAACGTCACGCGCAGCTGCTGGCCGAAATGGGCCTTGATAAGCCGCTGTGGCAGCAATATGCCCATTACATTTGGGGCGTACTGCACGGTGATTTAGGGATCTCGCTGAAAAGCCGAATTCCCGTGTGGCAAGAGTTTGTGCCACGCTTCAAGGCCACCCTCGAACTGGGTGTCTGCGCGATGATTTTCGCCGTCGCCGTCGGTATTCCGGTGGGCGTGCTGGCTGCGGTAAAACGCGGCTCCATCTTTGACCACACTGCCGTGGGGCTGGCGCTGACCGGCTACTCGATGCCTATCTTCTGGTGGGGCATGATGCTGATTATGCTGGTTTCGGTGCAGCTGAATCTGACGCCGGTCTCCGGGCGTATCAGCGATACGGTATTCCTTGACGATACCCTGCCGCTGACCGGTTTTATGCTGATTGACACCGCCATCTGGGGCGAGCAGGGCGACTTTATTGATGCCTTAATGCATATGATCCTTCCCGCCATCGTGCTGGGTACGATTCCGCTGGCGGTGATCGTGCGTATGACCCGCTCATCGATGCTGGAAGTGCTTGGCGAGGATTACATCCGTACCGCACGCGCTAAGGGGTTGACCCGCATGCGGGTGATTGTCATCCATGCGCTACGCAACGCGATGCTGCCGGTGGTGACGGTGATTGGTCTGCAGGTGGGCACGCTGCTGGCGGGCGCCATTCTGACCGAAACCATCTTTTCGTGGCCAGGTTTAGGCCGCTGGCTTATCGATGCGCTACAGCGCCGCGATTATCCAGTTGTGCAGGGCGGGGTTCTGCTGGTGGCGACGATGATTATTCTCGTCAACCTGCTAGTCGACCTGCTGTACGGCGTGGTGAACCCGCGTATCCGGCATAAGAAGTAA
- the eptB gene encoding kdo(2)-lipid A phosphoethanolamine 7''-transferase, with the protein MKYIKTMSQQKLSFWLALYIGWFMNAAVFFRRFDGYAQEFTVWKGLSGAVELVATVLVTFFLLRLLSLFGRRVWRILATLVVLFSAGASYYMTFLNVVIGYGIIASVMTTDIDLSKEVIGWHLILWLAVVSALPLLLIWSNRCRKTLLQQVKTPGHRAKNILIVVLAGLMVWGPIRLLEVRQKNVERNSEVDMPSYGGVIANSYLPSNWLSALGLYAWAQVDESSDNKSLINPAKKFTYVAPQDLDDTYVVFIIGETTRWDHMGILGYNRNTTPKLAQEKNLVAFRGTSCDTATKLSLRCMFVREGGADDNPQRTLKEQNVFAVLHQLGFAGDLYAMQSEMWFYSNTMANNIAYREQIGAEPRNRGKNVDDMLLVDEMKRGMEQNPSGKRLIILHTKGSHFNYTQRYPRSFAQWKPECVGVDSKCSKAELINSYDNSVTYVDHFIVSVLDQLRDKKAIVFYAADHGESINEHEHLHGTPRMMAPPEQFRVPMMVWMSDKYLENPDHAASFARLKQQAAMKVPHRHVELYDTIMGCLGYTSPDGGINENNNWCRVPAAAKAAKE; encoded by the coding sequence ATGAAATACATTAAAACGATGTCGCAGCAGAAGCTAAGCTTTTGGCTTGCGCTGTACATCGGCTGGTTTATGAACGCCGCGGTGTTTTTCCGTCGTTTCGATGGTTACGCTCAAGAGTTTACCGTCTGGAAAGGGTTGTCCGGAGCGGTGGAACTAGTGGCGACGGTGCTGGTCACCTTCTTCCTGCTGCGTTTGCTGTCGTTATTTGGTCGTCGAGTCTGGCGCATCTTAGCCACGCTGGTGGTGCTGTTTTCCGCAGGGGCAAGTTATTACATGACTTTCCTTAATGTGGTCATTGGCTACGGCATTATCGCTTCGGTGATGACTACCGATATTGACCTGTCGAAAGAGGTTATCGGCTGGCATCTGATCTTGTGGCTGGCGGTTGTTAGTGCGTTGCCGCTGCTGCTTATCTGGAGCAACCGCTGTCGTAAGACGCTGCTGCAACAGGTTAAAACGCCGGGGCATCGGGCGAAAAATATCCTGATAGTCGTGCTGGCCGGGCTGATGGTCTGGGGGCCAATTCGCCTGCTGGAAGTCCGTCAGAAGAATGTTGAGCGCAATTCAGAAGTCGATATGCCAAGCTACGGCGGCGTGATTGCCAACTCGTATCTGCCTTCTAACTGGCTGTCGGCGCTCGGGCTGTACGCCTGGGCGCAGGTGGATGAGTCGTCCGATAATAAGTCGCTGATTAACCCCGCGAAAAAATTCACCTACGTAGCGCCGCAGGATCTTGATGATACTTATGTGGTGTTTATTATCGGCGAGACCACCCGCTGGGATCATATGGGTATACTCGGCTATAACCGTAATACCACGCCGAAGCTGGCGCAGGAGAAGAATCTTGTCGCCTTCCGCGGCACCTCTTGCGATACCGCCACCAAACTGTCGTTGCGCTGTATGTTCGTGCGTGAGGGCGGAGCGGATGATAATCCCCAGCGGACGCTGAAAGAGCAGAATGTGTTTGCCGTACTGCATCAACTGGGCTTCGCCGGCGACCTGTACGCGATGCAGAGCGAGATGTGGTTCTACAGCAATACGATGGCCAACAATATCGCCTATCGTGAGCAGATCGGCGCCGAGCCGCGCAACCGCGGCAAGAACGTGGATGATATGCTGCTGGTCGATGAAATGAAGCGCGGCATGGAGCAAAACCCGAGCGGCAAGCGTTTGATCATTCTCCATACCAAGGGGTCGCATTTTAACTATACCCAGCGATACCCACGCAGCTTTGCGCAGTGGAAACCGGAATGTGTGGGCGTGGACAGCAAATGTTCGAAGGCCGAGTTGATTAATTCCTACGATAACAGCGTCACTTATGTGGATCACTTTATCGTCAGCGTGCTGGACCAACTGCGGGATAAAAAGGCTATCGTGTTCTACGCCGCCGATCACGGCGAGTCGATTAATGAACACGAACATCTGCACGGCACGCCGCGCATGATGGCGCCGCCGGAGCAGTTCCGCGTGCCGATGATGGTCTGGATGTCGGATAAATATCTGGAGAACCCGGATCACGCCGCCTCCTTTGCGCGCCTTAAGCAGCAGGCGGCAATGAAGGTTCCGCACCGTCACGTTGAGCTGTATGACACTATTATGGGTTGTCTTGGTTATACCTCGCCGGATGGTGGGATTAATGAGAACAACAACTGGTGTCGCGTGCCGGCAGCGGCGAAAGCGGCGAAGGAATAG
- a CDS encoding L-lactate MFS transporter — MNAANTQYTRWLTLIGTIITQFALGSVYTWSLFNSSLANKLDEPVSQVAFSFGLLSLGLALSSSVAGKLQERFGVKRVTMASGILLGVGFFLTAHANSLMMLWLSAGLLVGLADGAGYLLTLSNCVKWFPERKGLISAFSIGAYGLGSLGFKFIDSHLLATVGLEKTFVIWGAIVLVMIVFGATLMKDAPNHPATTTANGVVENDFTLAESMRKPQYWMLAVMFLTACMSGLYVIGVAKDIAQGMVHLDVATAANAVTVISIANLSGRLVLGILSDKISRIRVITIGQVVSLVGMAALLFAPLNAMTFFAAIACVAFNFGGTITVFPSLVSEFFGLNNLAKNYGVIYLGFGIGSICGSLIASVFGGFYVTFCVIFALLILSLALSTTIRQPKSEIYHQAHA; from the coding sequence ATGAACGCTGCAAACACTCAATATACCCGTTGGCTCACGCTGATTGGCACGATCATTACGCAATTCGCACTGGGATCGGTTTATACATGGAGTTTGTTTAATAGTTCTCTGGCCAACAAACTGGACGAGCCAGTAAGCCAGGTGGCATTTTCCTTCGGCCTGTTAAGTCTTGGGCTGGCATTATCCTCTTCCGTTGCCGGTAAATTGCAGGAACGCTTTGGCGTGAAACGCGTCACCATGGCATCCGGCATCCTTCTTGGCGTCGGTTTTTTCCTTACTGCCCATGCTAACAGCCTGATGATGCTGTGGCTGAGCGCCGGTCTGCTGGTCGGTTTGGCGGACGGCGCAGGCTATCTGCTGACGTTGTCGAACTGCGTGAAGTGGTTCCCGGAGCGTAAAGGTCTGATTTCCGCCTTCTCAATCGGCGCTTATGGCCTTGGCAGCCTCGGTTTTAAATTTATCGATAGCCACCTGCTGGCGACGGTTGGGCTGGAAAAAACATTTGTTATCTGGGGCGCTATCGTACTGGTGATGATCGTCTTTGGCGCCACCCTGATGAAAGATGCGCCGAATCATCCCGCGACCACTACCGCTAACGGCGTCGTCGAAAATGATTTCACCCTTGCTGAATCCATGCGTAAACCGCAGTACTGGATGCTGGCGGTGATGTTCCTGACGGCCTGCATGAGCGGCCTGTATGTGATTGGTGTAGCGAAAGATATCGCGCAGGGCATGGTGCACCTCGACGTGGCGACGGCGGCGAATGCGGTTACCGTGATTTCTATCGCCAACCTGAGCGGCCGCCTGGTACTGGGCATCCTGTCCGACAAGATCTCCCGTATCCGCGTGATAACCATCGGTCAGGTGGTGTCCCTGGTCGGTATGGCGGCCCTGCTGTTCGCGCCACTGAATGCGATGACCTTCTTTGCGGCGATTGCCTGCGTGGCCTTTAACTTCGGCGGCACTATTACCGTCTTCCCGTCGCTGGTAAGCGAGTTCTTTGGCCTCAATAACCTGGCGAAAAACTATGGTGTAATTTATCTTGGCTTCGGTATCGGTAGTATTTGCGGTTCGCTGATTGCCTCCGTGTTCGGCGGCTTCTATGTCACCTTCTGCGTCATCTTCGCTCTGCTGATTTTGTCGCTGGCGCTCTCCACCACTATTCGTCAGCCGAAAAGCGAAATTTACCACCAGGCCCACGCCTGA
- a CDS encoding autotransporter outer membrane beta-barrel domain-containing protein has protein sequence MSCVSGANAWQQEYIANDTKSNTSERYTWDSDHQPRYEDILAERMRASEAPAGLALNQALSPPDLGHGMSVGWNYSLASGVTSGPVASLRSDLNPPPATRRAGEGIYVNTLGWRMDYQQLWGVHPWAQVSYNQSISVDNNASISRGKDGSWGDVTLGADMPLGSHLAAWATLSQADNVPSGENTLYLMGVSANF, from the coding sequence ATGTCGTGTGTTTCAGGCGCTAATGCCTGGCAACAGGAATATATCGCTAACGATACAAAAAGTAATACGTCCGAACGCTATACATGGGATAGCGATCACCAACCGCGTTATGAAGATATTCTCGCCGAGCGTATGAGAGCGTCAGAAGCGCCCGCAGGGCTGGCGTTAAATCAGGCGCTGTCGCCGCCCGATTTAGGTCACGGCATGAGCGTGGGATGGAACTATTCACTGGCCAGCGGCGTGACCTCCGGGCCGGTTGCCAGCTTGCGTAGCGATCTCAATCCGCCGCCAGCGACGCGTCGCGCGGGCGAAGGTATTTACGTCAACACGCTCGGCTGGCGTATGGATTATCAGCAACTGTGGGGCGTGCATCCATGGGCGCAGGTAAGCTATAACCAGTCTATTTCTGTCGATAACAATGCGTCGATTAGCCGCGGAAAAGACGGTAGCTGGGGCGACGTCACGTTGGGCGCCGATATGCCGCTGGGTTCGCATCTGGCGGCATGGGCCACGCTTTCGCAGGCAGATAATGTGCCATCGGGTGAAAATACGCTGTATCTGATGGGGGTCAGCGCCAATTTCTAA
- a CDS encoding N-acetyltransferase, translating to MIQKWDATETGPLLELWLESTIYAHPFIAESYWRESLEVVRDVYLPAAATWVWQENDALKGFISVMDSRFVGALFVAPQAIRHGIGRALLDEVKQHYDWLSLEVYQKNVRAVNFYHAQGFRIEDCAWQDDTQHPTWIMHWPADQMR from the coding sequence ATGATCCAAAAATGGGATGCCACGGAGACCGGCCCGCTACTCGAGTTATGGCTGGAAAGCACGATTTACGCGCATCCGTTCATTGCTGAAAGCTACTGGCGGGAAAGCCTGGAAGTTGTGCGCGATGTCTATCTTCCCGCCGCCGCCACCTGGGTGTGGCAGGAGAATGACGCACTGAAAGGGTTTATCAGCGTGATGGATTCGCGCTTCGTCGGGGCGCTTTTCGTCGCCCCGCAAGCGATCCGCCACGGTATCGGCCGCGCGCTGCTTGATGAGGTCAAGCAGCACTACGACTGGTTAAGCCTGGAGGTCTATCAGAAAAACGTGCGGGCGGTAAATTTCTACCACGCGCAAGGTTTCCGTATAGAAGACTGCGCATGGCAGGACGATACCCAGCACCCAACCTGGATTATGCATTGGCCGGCGGATCAAATGCGCTAA
- a CDS encoding molybdopterin guanine dinucleotide-containing S/N-oxide reductase: protein MPTSSATKTILTAAHWGPMLVETDGENVISSRGALDTPFANSLQTAVREQVHSKTRVRYPMVRKGYLASPQQPQGVRGQDEFVRVSWEQALDLIDAQHRRIRESYGPQSIFAGSYGWRSNGVLHKAATLLQRYMSLAGGYTGHLGDYSTGAAQAIMPYVVGGNEVYQQQTSWPLILEHSEVVVLWSANPLNTLKIAWNASDEQGIPWFDRLRQSGKRLICIDPMRSESVDFFGESMEWIAPHMGTDVALMLGIAHTLVEHGWQDDEFLARCTSGYDIFARYLSGESDGVAKTAEWAAAICGVAADKIRELAKLSHENTTMLMSGWGMQRQQFGEQKHWMLVTLAAMLGQIGTPGGGFGLSYHFANGGNPTRRAAVLASMQGSVAGGVDAVEKIPVARIVEALENPGASYQHNGMTRRFPDIRFIWWAGGANFTHHQDTNRLIQAWQKPELIVISECFWTAAARHADIVLPATTSFERNDLTMTGDYSNQHLVPMKRVVAPRDEARDDFDVFADLSERWEAGGRERFTEGKNDLQWLETFYQIAAQRGAQQQVTLPPFTEFWQANQLIEMPENPNNARFSRFAAFRADPQANPLKTASGKIEIHSPTIAGFGYADCPPHPMWLEPDEWHGNAEVGQLQILSAHPAHRLHSQLNQTSLRERYAVAGREPLSIHPLDAQARNIADGDLVRVWNSRGQVLAGAVVTEGIRPGVICLHEGAWPDIDPDAGICKNGAVNVLTKDIPTSRLGNGCAGNTALAWLEKYDGPALALSAFDPPANA from the coding sequence TTGCCAACTTCATCTGCAACTAAAACCATCTTAACCGCGGCCCACTGGGGGCCAATGCTGGTGGAGACGGATGGTGAAAATGTGATTTCGTCCCGCGGCGCGCTGGACACCCCCTTCGCCAACTCGCTGCAAACGGCGGTGCGCGAACAGGTGCATAGTAAAACTCGCGTTCGCTATCCGATGGTGCGAAAAGGCTATCTCGCCTCGCCGCAACAGCCGCAGGGCGTACGCGGCCAGGATGAATTCGTGCGGGTAAGCTGGGAGCAGGCACTTGATCTGATTGATGCCCAGCATCGACGGATCCGCGAAAGCTACGGCCCGCAGTCGATTTTCGCCGGTTCCTATGGCTGGCGTTCTAACGGCGTGTTGCATAAGGCGGCAACCCTGCTGCAGCGCTATATGAGTCTTGCCGGGGGCTATACCGGACACCTCGGCGATTATTCAACCGGCGCGGCGCAGGCGATCATGCCTTATGTGGTTGGCGGTAATGAAGTTTATCAACAGCAAACCAGCTGGCCGCTTATCCTGGAGCACAGCGAGGTGGTGGTGCTGTGGAGCGCTAATCCGCTGAATACGCTGAAAATCGCCTGGAACGCCTCGGATGAACAGGGGATCCCCTGGTTTGATCGCCTGCGCCAGAGCGGCAAGCGGCTGATCTGCATCGATCCCATGCGATCGGAAAGCGTTGATTTCTTTGGCGAATCGATGGAATGGATCGCGCCACATATGGGCACTGACGTCGCGTTGATGCTGGGGATCGCCCATACCCTGGTAGAGCATGGCTGGCAGGACGATGAATTCCTCGCCCGCTGTACCAGCGGTTATGACATTTTCGCCCGCTATTTGAGTGGTGAAAGCGATGGCGTCGCCAAAACCGCCGAATGGGCGGCGGCAATTTGCGGCGTAGCGGCGGATAAAATCCGCGAACTGGCGAAACTTTCCCACGAAAACACCACCATGCTGATGTCCGGCTGGGGCATGCAGCGCCAGCAGTTTGGCGAGCAAAAACACTGGATGCTGGTGACGCTGGCGGCGATGCTGGGGCAGATTGGCACGCCCGGCGGCGGTTTTGGTCTTTCTTACCACTTTGCCAACGGCGGCAACCCCACGCGCCGCGCCGCAGTGCTGGCCTCCATGCAGGGCAGTGTAGCGGGCGGCGTAGACGCGGTGGAAAAAATCCCGGTTGCCCGCATCGTTGAGGCCCTGGAAAACCCCGGCGCAAGCTATCAGCACAACGGGATGACGCGGCGCTTTCCCGACATCCGCTTTATCTGGTGGGCGGGCGGCGCCAACTTTACCCATCATCAGGATACCAACCGCCTGATTCAGGCCTGGCAGAAGCCGGAGCTGATTGTGATTTCCGAATGCTTCTGGACCGCCGCCGCGCGCCATGCTGATATCGTCTTACCGGCGACCACTTCGTTTGAGCGTAACGATCTGACCATGACCGGCGACTACAGCAATCAGCATCTGGTGCCGATGAAGCGGGTAGTCGCGCCGCGCGATGAAGCGCGCGACGATTTCGATGTTTTTGCCGATCTGAGCGAACGCTGGGAGGCGGGCGGCCGCGAACGCTTCACCGAAGGAAAAAACGATTTGCAATGGCTGGAGACCTTCTACCAGATTGCCGCCCAGCGTGGGGCGCAGCAGCAAGTGACGCTGCCGCCGTTTACCGAATTCTGGCAAGCGAACCAGCTAATTGAAATGCCGGAAAACCCGAATAACGCCCGTTTCTCCCGCTTCGCGGCATTTCGCGCAGACCCGCAGGCTAACCCGTTAAAAACCGCGAGCGGAAAAATTGAAATTCACTCGCCGACCATTGCCGGGTTTGGCTATGCCGATTGTCCGCCGCACCCGATGTGGCTCGAACCTGACGAGTGGCACGGCAACGCCGAGGTGGGTCAGCTGCAGATACTTTCCGCCCATCCGGCGCACCGCCTGCATAGCCAGTTGAACCAGACTTCGCTGCGTGAACGCTATGCCGTCGCCGGGCGCGAACCGCTGAGTATCCATCCGCTGGACGCCCAGGCGCGTAATATCGCCGACGGCGATCTGGTGCGGGTGTGGAATTCGCGTGGTCAGGTACTGGCTGGCGCAGTGGTCACGGAAGGCATTCGTCCGGGGGTGATTTGCCTGCATGAAGGCGCGTGGCCGGATATCGACCCCGATGCCGGCATATGCAAAAACGGCGCGGTGAACGTGCTGACGAAAGATATTCCGACCTCGCGTCTGGGCAATGGTTGCGCCGGGAATACGGCGCTGGCATGGCTGGAAAAATACGATGGACCCGCGCTGGCGCTTAGCGCATTTGATCCGCCGGCCAATGCATAA
- a CDS encoding OmpA family lipoprotein — MKKRVLMIAAIVSGTLAISGCTTNPYTGEREAGKSGIGAGIGSLVGAGVGALSSSKHDRGKGALIGAAAGAALGGGIGYYMDVQEAKLREKMQGTGVSVTRNGDNIVLNMPNNVTFDSSSANLKPAGANTLTGVAMVLKEYEKTAVNVVGYTDSTGSNDLNMRLSQQRADSVASALITQGVAANRIRTTGMGPANPIASNSTAEGKAQNRRVEITLSPLQ; from the coding sequence ATGAAAAAACGCGTACTCATGATTGCTGCTATCGTTAGCGGCACACTGGCTATTTCTGGTTGTACTACCAACCCTTATACCGGCGAACGCGAAGCGGGAAAATCCGGCATCGGCGCGGGTATCGGCTCCTTAGTAGGCGCAGGCGTCGGCGCGCTCTCCTCTTCCAAGCATGACCGCGGCAAAGGCGCGCTGATTGGCGCAGCGGCAGGCGCGGCGCTAGGCGGCGGCATCGGTTACTACATGGACGTGCAGGAAGCGAAACTGCGCGAAAAAATGCAGGGAACCGGAGTCAGCGTGACGCGAAATGGCGATAACATCGTGCTCAACATGCCGAATAACGTCACCTTTGACAGCAGCAGCGCCAACCTGAAACCTGCAGGCGCCAACACCCTGACCGGCGTCGCGATGGTACTGAAAGAGTACGAGAAAACTGCCGTTAACGTCGTCGGCTACACCGACAGCACCGGCAGCAACGATCTGAACATGCGTCTGTCGCAACAGCGTGCCGACAGCGTCGCCAGCGCGCTCATCACTCAGGGCGTAGCGGCCAACCGTATTCGCACTACCGGCATGGGCCCGGCGAACCCGATCGCCAGCAACAGCACGGCGGAAGGCAAAGCGCAGAACCGTCGCGTGGAAATTACCCTCAGCCCGCTGCAGTAA